CCTCGGTTCGAAGATCCGGGAGGCTCGCCTCCTTGGCGAGTTGATCATAAATCTTCACGGCCCCTTCCGTATCCCCCTTGTCGAGCAAGACCTGGGCGGTCAGGAACCTTGAATAGTCAGGCAGGGCGTTTTCCGGGTCGTTTTCGGCCTGCTTGAGATAATCCAGCGCCTTCTCCCATTCCTTCTTCTCGCGATAGACAAGGGCCAGATTCTGAAGAGCGGCCACCCGAAAAAAGGCATAACGGGGAGGGAGTTTTAATAACGATTCGTAAAGAGGGACTGCCTCATCCCATTTTTTCTCCTTCAGCGCCTTCCCTCCCTTGGCCATTCGTACAATAATAGCGGAGTCGGAGCGATCAAACTCCTGAGTAACCTTGTTGGCATCAGCCCATTCCTTTTGCTCGTGCAGAAGGGCCGCCGCCTGATCGGCGTAGCGATCCTGATACCACTCGTACCCCGCATACCCGACAAGAACGACCACCATAAAACAGAGGGGGAGAATCCAGAGACCCCTTTTTTTCCAAACCTGGGATAGCAATCTCTCCAGAGAAAAACCGGAGAAGACAGGGCGAGCCCGAACCGTTTCAACTTTCTTGTAGAGCACCATAGCTAGTCCTGAGTAAATAAATTCGTCACCGAATTTAT
The window above is part of the Deltaproteobacteria bacterium genome. Proteins encoded here:
- a CDS encoding tetratricopeptide repeat protein, with protein sequence MVLYKKVETVRARPVFSGFSLERLLSQVWKKRGLWILPLCFMVVVLVGYAGYEWYQDRYADQAAALLHEQKEWADANKVTQEFDRSDSAIIVRMAKGGKALKEKKWDEAVPLYESLLKLPPRYAFFRVAALQNLALVYREKKEWEKALDYLKQAENDPENALPDYSRFLTAQVLLDKGDTEGAVKIYDQLAKEASLPDLRTEAEKRKTSLAAPKQEPSKKAKKRGAKK